The Narcine bancroftii isolate sNarBan1 chromosome 8, sNarBan1.hap1, whole genome shotgun sequence region GCACAAGCTGCTCTGTGCATTTGTCCtagaacagtctgaagcccacctttccactccctcccaccccgacagcccatccccaccccccaaaaatagATAGCAGTGTAtattagtatattagtaagggtaggtagcaactcttcctgaacctgatTTTATCAGTCCAGTGACACTTATAAACTTTTACCTGATTGCAGTCATAACCATAGAGCATATCttgggtggtgcagatccttaatgattgcagctgccctccaacagcagtgttctaagcagatgttctcagtagatgttctcaatggtgggaaggaaaCAGgagatgtgcttcaacaccatcctctcaaaacacttcatcactgtggatttgAGTCCCACTGCTAGGCATTCAGTTAGGcagttactacactcttcttgggcatcagTACAATTGAGgccctgttggagtgagatgttgaagatatccataaatACACCGACAGGTTTTCAGAACTCACCTGGGTACTCTGtccggaccagatgctttcccTGGAATCACTCCCCTGAAGCCATCCTCCACATCATCGTTGGATAGCGAcaatagaggatcatcaggggatcagCAGCCATAAAAGGATGGACAATGAAGTTTCCCCTTTTTATGTCCCTATATTTCATGAGAGATATTCATGGGGAGGGGGATACAGAACATGGTGTCACAGGGTTTGGTATGCAGTTTCCATTACTAATGCATATGGAaatgacatttatttatttattgatgacCTAAAATGTTTTGGGGGGGGGCCTGATTTAGAGGGACATTGTTCAAAAATAGGCACATTGTGCTTGccaagttgggccaaatggcccattaTCACACTGTGACTGTGGAGGGTTCCATCCAAACCATCCCATTTACCGCATGGTCACCTCAGCATAAGAATATagtgaggccattcagccctagaATGGATGTCTGTTTTCCCCTAACCATGCTCCTCGCACCTGCTTCAAGCAGCATCCCCACCTTGCCTTCTCTGTACAGAGAAGATGATTGGAAGCAGACAGGATGCTGAAGGGGCATTTGCAACCTTCACCAATATTAGGGACAAGTTTGTGGATCCATCGCAGGGCCTTTGTCTCCCTTCCATCCTGGGAAACTGGTCCCTTCCCATTGCTCATCCTGTGCAGTCACAGACCTTGATTTTTGAATTGACAATAAGAAATTGGCCTTCATGAAGAGCAGTCAACTGGGGTTTATTCTTTTTAAGAAAAAGCAAGATGGAAACTTTGTTTTAAGTTGGGCAagctgcaagttttttttaaaaacaatcgggggggggggggaaggaagaacATAGGTGAGGTACAAGTAATGAGGAAAAAGCCCAataaaattctccagaaaatccatcaggacctggtgaCTTCCCAGAATATAACGAACATACAGCCTCAGCTATTTCCTCATATGAAATAGGTTGATCCAACTGCTTTTGTTTGATTAGCAGTAGGAAGTATAAGAatattcaactgatctaaaaacaaAAGTTAATCATTTCAATATTATTCTTAAAACAATTGGAACTATaaagttcagaataaaattccttaaacggtaccttttatttctaaacggtaccttttatttctaaacgataccttttatttctaaacgataccttttatttctaaacgataccttttatttctaaacgataccttttatttctaaacgataccttttatttctaaacgataccttttatttctaaacgataccttttatttctaaacgataccttttatttctaaacgataccttttatttctaaacgataccttttatttctaaacgataccttttatttctaaacgataccttttatttctaaacgataccttttatttctaaacgataccttttatttctaaacgataccttttatttctaaacgataccttttatttctaaacgataccttttatttctaaacgataccttttatttctaaacgataccttttatttctaaacgataccttttatttctaaacgataccttttatttctaaacgataccttttatttctaaacgataccttttatttctaaacgataccttttatttctaaacgataccttttatttctaaacgataccttttatttctaaacgataccttttatttctaaacgataccttttatttctaaacgataccttttatttctaaacgataccttttatttctaaacgataccttttatttctaaacgataccttttatttctaaacgataccttttatttctaaacgataccttttatttctaaacgataccttttatttctaaacgataccttttatttctaaacgataccttttatttctaaacgataccttttatttctaaacgataccttttatttctaaacgataccttttatttctaaacgataccttttatttctaaacgataccttttatttctaaacgataccttttatttctaaacgataccttttatttctaaacgataccttttatttctaaacgataccttttatttctaaacgataccttttatttctaaacgataccttttatttctaaacgataccttttatttctaaacgataccttttatttctaaacgataccttttatttctaaacgataccttttatttctaaacgataccttttatttctaaacgataccttttatttctaaacgataccttttatttctaaacgataccttttatttctaaacgataccttttatttctaaacgataccttttatttctaaacgataccttttatttctaaacgataccttttatttctaaacgataccttttatttctaaacgataccttttatttctaaacgataccttttatttctaaacgataccttttatttctaaacgataccttttatttctaaacgataccttttatttctaaacgataccttttatttctaaacgataccttttatttctaaacgataccttttatttctaaacgataccttttatttctaaacgataccttttatttctaaacgataccttttatttctaaacgataccttttatttctaaacgataccttttatttctaaacgataccttttatttctaaacgataccttttatttctaaacgataccttttatttctaaacgataccttttatttctaaacgataccttttatttctaaacgataccttttatttctaaacgataccttttatttctaaacgataccttttatttctaaacgataccttttatttctaaacgataccttttatttctaaacgataccttttatttctaaacgataccttttatttctaaacgataccttttatttctaaacgataccttttatttctaaacgataccttttatttctaaacgataccttttatttctaaacgataccttttatttctaaacgataccttttatttctaaacgataccttttatttctaaacgataccttttatttctaaacgataccttttatttctaaacgataccttttatttctaaacgataccttttatttctaaacgataccttttatttctaaacgataccttttatttctaaacgataccttttatttctaaacgataccttttatttctaaacgataccttttatttctaaacgataccttttatttctaaacgataccttttatttctaaacgataccttttatttctaaacgataccttttatttctaaacgataccttttatttctaaacgataccttttatttctaaacgataccttttatttctaaacgataccttttatttctaaacgataccttttatttctaaacgataccttttatttctaaacgataccttttatttctaaacgataccttttatttctaaacgataccttttatttctaaacgataccttttatttctaaacgataccttttatttctaaacgataccttttatttctaaacgataccttttatttctaaacgataccttttatttctaaacgataccttttatttctaaacgataccttttatttctaaacgataccttttatttctaaacgataccttttatttctaaacgataccttttatttctaaacgataccttttatttctaaacgataccttttatttctaaacgataccttttatttctaaacgataccttttatttctaaacgataccttttatttctaaacgataccttttatttctaaacgataccttttatttctaaacgataccttttatttctaaacgataccttttatttctaaacgataccttttatttctaaacgataccttttatttctaaacgataccttttatttctaaacgataccttttatttctaaacgataccttttatttctaaacgataccttttatttctaaacgataccttttatttctaaacgataccttttatttctaaacgataccttttatttctaaacgataccttttatttctaaacgataccttttatttctaaacgataccttttatttctaaacgataccttttatttctaaacgataccttttatttctaaacgataccttttatttctaaacgataccttttatttctaaacgataccttttatttctaaacgataccttttatttctaaacgataccttttatttctaaacgataccttttatttctaaacgataccttttatttctaaacgataccttttatttctaaacgataccttttatttctaaacgataccttttatttctaaacgataccttttatttctaaacgataccttttatttctaaacgataccttttatttctaaacgataccttttatttctaaacgataccttttatttctaaacgataccttttatttctaaacgataccttttatttctaaacgataccttttatttctaaacgataccttttatttctaaacgataccttttatttctaaacgataccttttatttctaaacgataccttttatttctaaacgataccttttatttctaaacgataccttttatttctaaacgataccttttatttctaaacgataccttttatttctaaacgataccttttatttctaaacgataccttttatttctaaacgataccttttatttctaaacgataccttttatttctaaacgataccttttatttctaaacgataccttttatttctaaacgataccttttatttctaaacgataccttttatttctaaacgataccttttatttctaaacgataccttttatttctaaacgataccttttatttctaaacgataccttttatttctaaacgataccttttatttctaaacgataccttttatttctaaacgataccttttatttctaaacgataccttttatttctaaacgataccttttatttctaaacgataccttttatttctaaacgataccttttatttctaaatgtCATATCACCATTAGGTTTGTGAATTTCTTCAATTTGTCATTTGGCTGCTGAAGCTTTTAATTAATTAGCCAATTGTTTACCTGTTTCTCTCCATGAATATTGACTTTCATCTTTTAAAAGTTAGCTTTCAGTTGAATATGTTAGAACATATTTAGCTTTAATTTTGACATGCCATTTATATAAAGCAGGGACTGGAGCCAGAACATACTTTTGATGTAATTGTTTCAGTTGGTTAGTTAAATCAGTTCTGTATTTATTGGTCTTTTTCTTAATATTTGCAGTTCaagtttcccctcccccccccaaaagagtaatttgttcttccaagaactttttaaaaatctatcagaAAGAAAGGTAGAGTAAATTAGAATTAAAATGCTAATATCTGCTTATATGAGGGAGACCAGGTAAGTTTAAAGATAAAACCATAGGAGCATGGTCagaaatgactttttttttaatattcacaAAATTGAATTAACAGGATCATTTGACTGTCAATAAAGAAATAATTGATCCTCAAATATGTGATGAacgcaagaaaaaaaataatcccCATCTTCTGGATAAAAATGCCAGACATCAAAATaccactttttaatttttaaaaaattaaataaagccAATCTATTCAAAATGGCTAGTTTGGATGACGAATGGTCTAAAACTGGATCTCACCAGCAATGAAAGTCTTCCATCACTAACAAAGCTTATATCAGGCAAAGATTTAAAAAGTTCAATAAATCCAGGGTCATCCACATTCAGAGCATAAATATTAGCAAACAGTGTCAATTTATTATAAAAGTTCCAATAACAACTGTTTTTATTTGACACATTATGTTGAACAAAGGAAATTGTGTGATCTATAAAAATTGATACTCCTCTGGATTTACCCTGAAGAATGAAAATTCAACCCATTCATCTAAAAAGACACGTTGTCACGTGTCATATGCGTTTCTTTCAGAAATATAATTGGTATCCTAAATTTTTTAGCATGAGCAAAAATCTTTTGTTTTACATTAAccctttaacattaaaactaTGTAAATTAATAATTGGATTAATTTTAACTACTTAAAAAGCTAGCAAGTAAAAAAGAAAATTGTTCTAATTATAATATACAGGCATTAAAAATAAGATGAGCAAAAACAGATGTGGCTCTGCAAAGCCAAAACAGCTTCCAAATAAATGTTAACCCCCTCCCACTCAAAGCCAGAAAACCAACCAATACATCTTTTGCTGGCAAAACTCCAATATTATAATGAAACCTTAAATGTATTCCAAACAAGACAAAACACAGTTACTGCAGCTAATGCCAAGGACAGAAACAGAAATAATCATTAGGTTTTCACAATACTAAGAACACACTTGAACCATTAttctcttaaaatatttttattgatttaaaaaaaaaacataccaacaAAAAAGATAAATATATAGACATTTACACAAATAAGGCATTCCATTAAAcacaaattgtaaatcatatccataatttgtattctaaatagtatatacatTTTGTTTAGAAAAACCTCAATGCaaaaagaaaatagtaaaggagaaaaactcaaaccccttacctaaccatgttgccagatgctatatacgattggtattaaaagaaaaatgaaggttaaaaaaCAAAGAActtagaaaagatacaagtcagacaatttaattacattggagtaaaattataaagtaagatagtgagtcataaacgACCCCTATAACTTCTGGAATCCTATATCtgaattgaataacaaatcttttccaaatTCAAACAGGACATAGTGTtacgcaaccactgatcatgagagAGCGGGCAGCATCCTTCTATTTAAGTAAAATTGCATGCCTCGTCAAAAGAGCCAAAAGAAATGGCGCGACTGAACCAGAGAAAGAaaaatcattccctcccattgtactgAAGGGGGCCACCAAAGGGTTCAatgttaaatctatattgaacATTTTTGATGGAGTGTGGAAAACTTCTCTCCAGTTTTTTGTTCTGgataagtccagaacatatgaattaatgaagcttcTCCGCTCTGACACTTGTCACACCAGGAAGTcatattggaataaaagtgagacaTTAGCCTTAGACAAATGTGCTCTATGTACCAATTTGAACTATAATAGGCACTGTTGAGCAGATAATGAAGTGCTTTTAACCAAATTAAGAATGGTCCCAATCCACATCTGATAGAGtcaatttaaatcctgttcccaagcatttttaaccattattaataaaaaaatctttaaagaaTACACAGATATTCAAGCATTAATTTAAAGTTAAATCAcaatcaaactttttttttgaatattttatttttgattttcagatTCAAATTCAAACACAACCACACcgaaatgaaaataaagtaataaATTATAGAAATACGAAAATACCATTGGAGTCAACGACCCCAACagaaactgggggaaaaaaactgaaacCAAGAAACCAAAAGTAAGgaataaacagaaaaaaatgacCAACAGAGCATGTAGTCTGTGCCACATCCCATTTCCTTGATCCTAGTCCTTTCTCTACTGGGAAGGATTATTTCAGTacccttgggggggtggggggggggaaaggagaagaGATAGTCATATCTGTAAACCAATATTCTTCAGATAAGGTTGCCAcacatttcctccttaaattgtatgtggtTTTCTCCagtggaatgcaactctgcatttccatagtctattgtgtaatatttagttgggagtcagacttccacgtaaccactttacatttcctggctactgcaACCTTCAGAATGAAgttggtacttggacagtttaaaacacatCTATAATGTTCCCAGAAGGTtcaattccagatcctgtggaaaatccacctttaattttttttcagaatggaacctttatccatttaaCCCAGGGGACAATTTTCACACCACACCCAAAGCAAATTTCTGAAAATTTTGGTTTAGATTTATGTAGTTGAgaggtgaggtacagttgatgcaggaaattctaTTGCATCTGGCATTAATGATTGCTGTCatactgtccagacacaggtctggCCAGCACCGCACATGGACTGTTGTGCCCAAAtccaactcccacctctgcctcAACCTGTGTAAGCCTATcttcttttggaagatcaaatacattgtagataaaaaaaatttacgGACATTTCCCCCtttaaattagaatctccatatcACTATGCATGGAGAGGGTTATGGATGGTCTCATTTgtccctcaaaaaaaaaatcttagttgCAGATAGAAGAATGTTCtgttagacaaatcatatttattcctcaaattaCATGAGCTGCCCTTGcttgtaacaatcctcgataaCCTGATTCCTTTCGGGCACCAGGTGTCCATGATCTTATtgtccagagtcatgggtattaagttGTTCTAAGTCAAGGGCATTATGGGGACATaaccccaccttcaatccaattcATTGATTTATTCTATGCTGTGTCTGAAGTACATGCCTTAGTATGGGGTTATCCATTTTctatataaactctcctgctatcttttcacctacAGCATGCAGTTCAATTTGAGCCCAGGGAGGAGTGGAGGGGGGCTTCCTCAAAAAGTGAGGCAATAAACTTCTCTTGGGCcatccagaaattttttttttttttttttaaatataaaatgtcaAAAAACAAACTAAAATGTATAAACACAAGGCATTAACTCATTAAGACCTTATTCTATTAAGAAAACACTCAAAGATTCATCTAAAGAGAATTAGAGAAAGTTGCTCAGATGGAGAGAGAATAGATGGGAGATCTCCTTCCAAATATTTCTGGGCTTCTTCAACAAAACCACTTCTTACATTTGTCCTTCAGTGTGATCCAAAGGTGTGCTAGAAAAATCAGAAggcttaacccccccccccccccttgattgTAGAATTCCACATGATCTTGTATTCAAACACATTCACTCATAACCTCTGGTGAGTAATCCTCAACAATACGAATCTTTTTACCTTCGTAGCCAAAATTCATATATTAAAAGCTCCTTAGTTTGAAATTCATGAAAGCACACTATAACTGATCGAGGTCTCTGACCGGGAGCTGTTTTAGAAACCAGCGATCTGTGTGCACGATCTTATCGCAAGGAGAGTCGGCAAAACTCCAGGCCCAAACAATTCTGTCAGAAAACTTGCAAAAAATTTAATAGGTTGTCCACCCTCAGTACTCTTGCCaagccccaattttttttttctacttgTTTTCTAGGTTAATGATTTTCTGCTTCAATTCCTCATTAGACTTTGAGAACTTTTTACATAGCTCTTCCATCCAAAACAGTGGCAATTGCCTCATTATTTTGAATATGTTTATCATGTTCTTCTAAGGTTTCTTGAAAAGAATCCATCTGCCTAAACTCTTATCAGAATTCCTTTCTGAATTATTGTACAGATACTTTCTGACTTACAACCGTAATTTGGACTAAAGGATTGGTTGTATCTTGGAACGGACGTACGTCAGAAtggtgtacttaccttgttagtcagcgtccCATTATCCTCAGATTGGgtacagccatcttgattcctggcTACATGCACAGTGAGTTCATGCATTGGTGTTCGGTTGGCACACATGCGCAAGTTAAGCAtcctaatgatattgaatttgcacccttaactcttgcgcatccactaactgaactccaatatgccaACTGCATACATATTAACTGAAGACTCGCGCATGCATACAGGAATCAAGATAGCAACACCCAGCCTACGGAACCCAGGACCTACAGAACTCCCTCTCAGCTTTTGTCTCTGCACCATGTTTATGAATTCTGCTCTCCAGTTGAAATCTGCCTCTCCACATTCTTCACAGCAAAATAGTTCCCTTGTGGCTTCTGTAACATGCTGAACTAGAAAGTGAGCGCGGATATATTCCATCAACCCCTCGGCAGGGTTCCTCAGACTGTAACTCTCTGCATTTATCTCCCATGTATCCGCCTAGTCCACCAGCCCACCCGGATAATCTACACTGGGGCAGGACTGGGATAGATGTCCCAGGGGGATTGTTTGCCAGTATTGATGGGGAGAGTTAAACTACTATGGCAGGGGAATGGCATTATCTGCAGGATGACAGAAGGAAATATAAACAGAAGCAAAAGAAATCTGAAAGTCAAAGTGAatgacatgaaaaaaaaattaatgcattaGACAAAAAAGGCCACATTGCTAATTGATTGAAAAAGTCACTGAGTgtgagggcactttatctgaatgcccagaGTATTGGAAGTACGATTAACAAACGAGGTtgaggattgggaattaaatatccaggcTGCAAACTGGAGTGTTAACACCTTATAGTCCATCTCGGATGCCTCCAACCAGACAACTAGCCCCTTTCTGTCAAGCTGACCCCAAGAGCCTTTCACACCGCCCCATTCAGGTAATTCTGCAACTCAGGATtttatggtggtgggggggggggtcatctccAGCGACGACAAAGTGAGAACAAGTTGTGCTTTCACACCGCCAGAAGGCAATTGGTTAACTTGGCCGGGATTATAGTTCAATTGAAATCTACTCGCCCTGTCCAGTTATGTCATTTCATGACACTAACATCTCCTGGCTGGTTTATGATCTCATCACAAAAGTCCAGCCACACAGTCACCAGGTCAGAGGTCATCACTACAGTCACCTCAGCAGTGACactgagcaactcagcaggtcaggcagcatccatggaaggcaatagacagcAGGAACCCCACTCAAAATAGCAGGGAAGGAGGGCCGAAGCCCAAATAATAGAGTGGGGAGACGAAgacagggaggagcacaggcttcaATACAATAATCCTTAAACTTGTGGCCTCTGAAACATCGACCCTTCGGCCTACATGTCTGTACTGAACAGGATGCCAAAGTTAAACTAAACCGCTGCCCGCACATGATCCATCTCCTTCCGTATTCATGAGTCAGTCAAAAACCAACTACATCAGGTAGTCTGATCCAGGGGCTCACTGGGTAAAATATTTGCCCTTCCTTAACCTTCCTCCTTCAatcctcaccttaaacacatgcccTTTAGCACAGGACACTTTTAGCAGAAGGGAAAAGTATTGACTAGCCATCTTGAACATTCTCTCCCCCCGTGTGAACTCGCTGGTGTCCCCACAGACCAGAAAGCTGGGTGAACTCCTTCCCACACACGGAGCAAGTGAACaatctctccccagtgtgaatttTCCAGTGGGCCTGTAGAGAGGAGGACTGAGCGAATCCCTTTCCGCACTTGCTGCAAGAGAACGGTCTCTCCTCGGTGTGAACCTGCTGATGCGAACGCAGGCTGGAAgcctgagagaaccccttcccacacaaggAGCAGGTAAATGGTCTCTCTcctgtgtgaacccgctggtgtaccAGAAGGCCGGAGGgacgagagaaccccttcccgcatAGTGAGCAAGTGAatggtctctccccagtgtgaacccgctggtgtgcctGCAGGCCAGAGGGCTGAGAGAATCCTTTCCCACACATGGGACAGATGAATGATTTCTTCCCAGTGTGAACACTCTGGTGCCTCAGCAGGTTGGAGGATCTTGTGAATCCAATCCCACACAGCgagcaggtgaatggtctctccccagtgtgaacccgctggtgtgcctGCAGGCCAGAGAGCTGAGAGAACGCCTTTTCACACATGGAGCAGGAGaaaggtttctccccagtgtgaacacgCTGGTGTGCCCGCAGTGCGGAGGACTGAGTGAATCCTTTCCCGCACAGAGAGCATGTGAATGGTTTCTCACCGGTGTGAACTCGCTGGTGCACCCGCAGGTCAGAGGACTGAGTGAATCTGATCCCACAtgtggagcaggtgaatggtttttccccagtgtgaacccgctggtgtgcctGCAGGCCAGAGGGGTGAGAAAACCctttcccacacagggagcagatgaacggtttctccccggtgtgaacccgTTGGTGTGCCCGTAGACCAGAGGACCGAGTGAACCctttcccacacagggagcaggtgaacggtttctccccagtgtgaattctCTGGTGCCTCAGAAGATATGAGGACTGGGTGAATCCCACCCCACACAAGGAACAGGTGAatggtctctcc contains the following coding sequences:
- the LOC138741138 gene encoding zinc finger protein 229-like; protein product: MEKLDFSQLADLEGQVTSDTVAKSLQSEVCNERALSLNLLETHHYTHTGEKPFPCSECGEGFTSSDALLQHQCVRTRGSPFPCSACSKSFQTSKDLEDHRCVHPGESLFTCHMCGKGFNQSSNLLRHQRIHTGVKPFTCSVCGKGFSQSSALLRHQTVHMGEKPFSCSRCGKGFTDLFSLQGHQRIHTGERPFTCSLCGVGFTQSSYLLRHQRIHTGEKPFTCSLCGKGFTRSSGLRAHQRVHTGEKPFICSLCGKGFSHPSGLQAHQRVHTGEKPFTCSTCGIRFTQSSDLRVHQRVHTGEKPFTCSLCGKGFTQSSALRAHQRVHTGEKPFSCSMCEKAFSQLSGLQAHQRVHTGERPFTCSLCGIGFTRSSNLLRHQSVHTGKKSFICPMCGKGFSQPSGLQAHQRVHTGERPFTCSLCGKGFSRPSGLLVHQRVHTGERPFTCSLCGKGFSQASSLRSHQQVHTEERPFSCSKCGKGFAQSSSLQAHWKIHTGERLFTCSVCGKEFTQLSGLWGHQRVHTGGENVQDG